The genomic stretch ACTTTTTGTGCAAGCTTATCGATGTACGAATTAATAATGGAAAGTAAGGATTGCGATAGTAGGGATTGGGACATTTGTTATGCTTATCGATGCTTATGGCAATGCTTCATAAAAGTAGTATACACCGCCGTGCACTTCGAATTCATGATGGACAGTAGGGATTGTGATATGTGATATGCTTAAGGCAATGCTTCATAAAAAGAGTATGCACCTCCGAGCACTTCAAGTGTACTCTGATGCACACACAAGCACACAGTTCTAGATGGTTAAGCCGGTCTGTGATTAGCAAGATTTTCATGAGAATGGTATCAGTTATCAGACATTCTGTGATATCTTGAAtggaaaaataaaatcaaaaagGAAAGCACGATAAATAGATAATTTTTCTTGAATTCTCCCATATTCAGAAAATTGACTGACCGAGTGTGGATAAATCCTTTTTTTTGTTACTTGGACCTCAGTTGGCCTTTATATTACTCTGAATATGTAAGATCTCAATAAACAGTAAATTTGAGGAGGATTTGCTATCATCTTTTGAATCGTTCATCCCGGTGGCAGATTTCTTGATTGCCTTAATTGGGGCTGCCCCAGTTAATGAGAACTAAATAGCTCTCATGATGAAAACAAGTGTTATTCATAACAGCTACTTGTAGTGATGGTGTCTGGCAGAGTACCTTGCTTATCCAGTGCTTTCCTGTGACATTCCATTTTGCTTTTCTCTTGAAGGGTGTTTATGTTCGTCGGGTTGTGCCTACTGCTCCAGCAAGCAGTGTTTTGTGAAAGGTAACATGTAGTAATTAGATCCAGTTCACATATTGAATACCTTTGGTTGTCCTCCAATTTTTGCTGATCTATCCCACataatttttcttcttttttccacacaatttttcttcttcttgccacaTAATTTTTGCGGCTACCATGTTTGACAATAAAAATTGGTATACAGTCATCTACAAAAATCATCCCCTGGATACAAATAGTACATCCCCCTGGTACAAATAGTACATCCCCCTGGTTAGCAATTTTGCAGATGTAGAAGTACAGTTCCATTACCGGTTAACCACTATCTACGTTCTTATTTTCACTAGGAGTTACATTAAAATAATTCATTCATATGTTCTGTATAAAGGAATAGACAAAAATGGCACCACTTTGTTTTACCTATGTACAAATAACTGTCTGATTGGATATTACAACAACAAACAAGAAGAGGCGCTTCATGATCATTTGATTTAGAACTACAACCTAAAAAATAAATGGTCTGTCCAGTTATTAATATTCTGGTTTCATACTGCAACATAGAAAAGTGATTAAAACAAGCCCAAGTAATCTGTCCTGCTGCACTTTCTTATCTATAATCCTGATGCCAATTTGTTTCATGTGCCTGGAAGTGATGGGAGAAGGTGCAGGAGAAGGATTTAGAAGTTCTTAATTTGCAGGTGCAATTTTTTTATGTGACGCATCTATGTGACGCTTGACTTATCTTATTTCCAAAATCAAACACTTCATACTCGTGCTAATGATTAGAACCTGATGATTGGGAAGCTGATGAGGATGTCGATCTCGAGACGGCTAATGAAGATTCCAACGAACCCGATGTACCGGATCCAAACGATGCGGTTTATGCTAATGTCCCTGACGAGACGCACATGCTCAAGCTAGAGGATAACTGCAAGCACTGCAATGCAAAGAAGTTTGAGTCCGAGCCACCTGAATTCTGTTGTCATAGACACCACCGGAACTCGTGAGACTGTGGTTGAGCTCGGACGCTGATGCTAGGCATTTCCGTGCAAACATCAGATATTTCAATGAACACTTCTCTTTCACTTCTCTATACTGTAAACTTGATCGTGTGACCACCGACATGACAAACTGTGGAATTTACACATTTCATGCCCATGACCAAATCTACCATAACATATGATCATTTGGTAAAGAGGATGGTCACGAACCTGGACACCTCGAGCTTTATTTTTACGACGACGATCTGTCTCTTCAGCATAGGCTCCGCAAGTGCCGTGAGAAGTCTGCCCAAGAAGATAGGAGGTCATCTAGAGGCTAAAGGACATCTTACATGGCATTAATCCCTGCTTAGAGAATCTTAGGAGTATAGGCCAGGTTGACAACCTTGAGGATTACTATGTCGAGTTGAACCTTGACCAACGGCTAGACCAGAGAACATATAATGTGCCATTAACGTCGTTGCTGCCGTTTGGATTGAGGGGAGCGAGCCTCGGGGCCAGTTCGATAATAGTGTTGTCCTCCAAGGGAAGGATAGGTCGATCCATGGTATTCGGCCCTATCGTGTGTGCTACGATGCTCTCTCATACCCGCTATTCTTTCCAAGAGGTGAGCTCGGGTGGCACAATTGCATTCCAAAAGTTGGTGTGACTGAGGTTGAAGTAAATAAAGCTCGAGCGATCCGCAAGGCGCGTGCTGATGGTGGTGGCGACAATGATGCTGGTAAATTCATATGTCTTTATAGTGTCTTACAAACATTAGACAAATTTTCCGCATGTCGTCAATCACGGCCGCCTTTTTTTGGTTCGTCGTTTGGCTTCGTTTGTCTGCCTCGCCGCTCAGTTTTTCTCAAGAACAGTCCGTCTCCCCGCCCACGTTCGCCGACAGACGCACCTCACCTCCTCCGTGCTGCACCCGGCCGCACCTCCTCCATCCGCCCTCCGCCACTTAGCCAAGCCGTGCCTCACCTCCTCTGTCCTCCGAGCGCGGAACCACGCCCGCGCTTTCCCCGCCCGGCCGCACCTCCTACCTGCTACGCTCGGCCGCAGCTCCTCTGTCCGCCGCCAAGACGGGCCACCTCCGTCCGCTGGGCGTCCAACACCGGCGCGCCACTGCCCAGCTGCCCCTCCACACCCCTCCACACCGGCGCCATCCCCGGCTGCTCCTCCATGAAGGGATCTCCAAATTAGTCCCATATGCAGCGGAGGTGAGAAGATGGAGGCACGAGAGGTGGGGCCTATCTCGAGCCCGGTGTCATCTGCCTTCATGAAGGGATCTCCAGGTTAGTCCCTTATGCATGCAAACAAATCTAATCAGCAGCCTCTCCTTTGCACCAACGAACAGATCCAATTGTTCTTGAAAATCAGGTCCAAGTTCACATCTCTTTTGCCCTCCCACTCAAAGCACAATCAGCCAGCGCGACAGGGATGGCGACACAGACACCGACGGCTGGAGCTCCCTCAATGCTGCCAGGTAATTGACTAGCCAATTACTatttggatgtgatgcacattgGTCACGGATTTGTAAATCTATCAGTTCCTGCTTCCTGCATCCATTTGTGCAGTTCTTGTGGTGGATGCAGTGCACTGAGTATAGAAATTATTTTTGATTACTTCTGTGAAACGTTTTGGCCTTGGCAAGTATGTACAGATTTAGTTGTTGTTTTTTCAGTCAGAGGTGAGCTACGTGTATGGGAAAGAAAAACTTGATTGCTTGTTCTAGATCTTGCCTTCATATAAACTGTGATGCTATCAACATGGAGATTTGATGCATTCTACTCTCTCTCTATTTAACATGGAAAAGAACTCGTGTTTACTCAATAATGCTTATGAATTTTCCTTAGAGTTGCATTTATTCATCATTCTAAAGTATTCCGTGTCAAGTAAACTCATACTtctaatttttcaaaaaaaaaatctgaaatcaATGAACCCCTCCTTCCTTGTGAAATTGTTGTACCTTTTTTCTTATGACATCTTATCTACTTCCACTTTCCTGGTGCAGAATTTTTGAAAGTAGGAAACGTAAGCAATGACAGTGACAGTCGCAGCAATACTGAGCTCAATAGGTGAACTAGACAAACCATTCTGCTGTAGTTCATTTTATCACTGCAGTCATCGTCAGACAATGAGGTCAGAACCAGCAGGTTCGCAgagtgacttgtgacttgtggaTAATCCTGCAGATTCAACAATGGTAAAGTAACGAATGGTTAAGGTATAAGTAGATTTACTCAATTATACTCCAATAGCTAATGCATTGCATATATTGCTTGGCCGTGTATATAAATATTACATCACTgttcaacataagtaaatagcttagtccttcttaagtccATTTTGGTAAAAGCTATAGTTCAATTAGTTTTCTTGATTTTCTTAAAATTTTACTCAAAGTTTGTGCCTTATGTTGTACATTTGCCTCACGGGCTGGCTAACTGACCTACATGAGGCTGGCCAACTGATCTGGAGGTTCACTATCTATGTTCTTTCATTTCATTGTCAAACATAGATATTCTAAATCTGAAAGTCTGTCGAAATTTCCTATGGAGTCTTGTGGTACCTTTAGTGTTTCTTATCATGTCCAGTAGAAGGTCTTGGAAAACATATTTGCAATACATGATATTTTTTAAATCAAAAGTAGTAATATGCTGTGTAATTGCCTTCTTGCCTCCTGACATGTGGCAAATTCATTGAGCGTTTTCACTTACATCGCTGGCATATTCAGTGAACAACGCAAAGATGATGGTTTTGAGTGAGAGGTCCTTTGGTCAAGGTAATTTCAGAGCATTGATTTTCAATGTACTTGTAAACCCAAGAGAAAGTTGAGCAGGCCACATTCAGTTGTTAACTGGACTGTTGGCTTGCTGCTATGGCAACATGTTTTCAGCCTTATTATTACTTGCCGAGTTTACATTGGGATCTGAAAACTGGACTGTGTGCCATTAGTTTTGTCTGTCTCCAGGACATTGCCCATGCACATGAACTGACTGATTACCATGAAAATTCACCTGTTTCAGTTCCAAACTAATTATTGCTTCAAGGTCACAAAGCTATATGAAAATCTGTATCCAATTGAATGCCGGAACTCTCTAGGATGATGTCAGGCATTCCCATTTATAGGTTAACCTGAAGTGATTCTTGAAGATTAGTTTCTGCGTGGTTGATTTGAATTGTTTGTAATATTGTATGCTTCATCTTGATTACTATCAATTTCACAGGTCATGTTCATTGTGAGGAATGGAGCGCAATAATGCTTTGTGGTAACTCTGGGCAGACGAAAATAGGCCACCTCTACCATTTTCTTGATATTTATTTTCTGATATCTGACTATTGTATTTGTCGTGAAATTTAAATTGTAGACGCTATCAGATCATGTGTCACTTCATGCTTTGATCATGTGAAAAAATTCAGTGTATTTACCCATGATCGGTGCCTTGCCCCGAGGGGTCTTTAATTCCTGGAGGGGTCTTTAATTCCTGAATTAGGCAACGGTgaattttcttcttaatatatagATGCGCAGCTCTCCCGCATGTTCGAGAAAAATGAGGCAACAGTGACACAGCGCTGGTAGAAAGTAGAAAGTGAAGAAGCGGTTTGAGCATATTGCTACTGACAGCTACCTCCGCAAGATTTGGCCGGTACTGCAAGCTCTGAGTTTCACAACTCTGAACCACTTGGTAAAAAACAGTCTGAATTTTGTGTTGTGATTAACTGACTAGACATCCGAATAAATTAATGTACTGATATTCTGAAATTTGTTTTAGCACTGGGACTCTCTGGACTATCCGGTGGAATCAGGCCTTGGCAGGACTGAGGCAGATGTGGGGGGTGACACCGTGCaggtgaggtggtggtggtaTCTGGCTCTGGCATCTCCCTTTATCCGCTTGATGGAATGGCAGCATGGGTATGGAGACACCTTCAGCATCTAAACAAAGCCCAAAAGGTACAAAGATACTATTTAATCACTTTTGATTTGTTAATTTGCTATCATATAAATTGCAGTAACAGGTCTTGAGTAATATGTCAATGCTATAATTTTGCTTGCTTGTTGTGTGTCCTCTCTAAAATCTTTTCTTTACCATATATATCCATATGCACAAGATATTTGCAGTTACAAGTATAATCCTCAAGGAGTGAAAAGCTTGTGATTCTGTCCGTGCAGGCAACAGGCATTGATCGCTAATCAGCATGGCCTCCACAAGTACCCATCATGGGAAGTGCAGCAACCAGTATTGTGTTCAAACCTGAAGAAAATATATGGGGATGGCTGGGTGGCTGCACAGCTCATGGCAGGGACCAATTTGGAGTCTGCATCTTCTTTCCcatatatatatgatatttcCATATACTGTCAGGATGCTATTAAACTGCCTTCACCAGATTACAATAAACTGTGAACTTCAGAACTTTAATTTTCGATAAGTTGGAGTCGACGCTTAAAACTTCAGAGCTTTATTTACTCCTATGTACCAACAGCTCTAAATTTTTGTGCACTGCACCCTTAGTTTTTTAGTGAACAATACTGATTGCTGAGGTTATAATGCATCTTTCTATGTGGGACTATAGTTTTGTCAAGTAAGGCTATGTACACATTGATAAATCTGCTTCAGAATAATATTGCTAATATCTCACTATCTGAAGAAAGTCAGGTTTATCAGTTATTTATAGAAGACTTGCTTGTTAGAAAGGACCTAAATAGGTTTTCTTTGTCTATGTGAATTTTCGGGGAATTCTGCTTATCTTCCACGGATAGATGCTACTTCTCCTGTAATATTGAATTGGGTCATGTGTGTGTCAGCTCTTTGCTTGCCAAAGGAGCTTGTGACTTGCAACTACTACTACTTATTCAATGATCTCTAATAATTGAATCATTTTGTTCAGATTCTAATTATCAGGTCTTTTCCTCATCTCTTTATGTTTTGAGGTGTTGGATGAGAAAGGGTTAATGGTGGTTGCTACCATTCTACAAGAAATTAGAGATTGTCATTATGAGTGCTGTAGTTGAAGTGGGGTTAATGTTAAACCATGATGGTACCAAGGAGACTTCATCCATTTGAATATTCTACACTCAAGAAACAGAAAGGTGACAGTTGTCAAATACATATTATGAACTAGCTGAAATTAAAATATTCTTGTATTCCTTAGATTATTTGTGTCATGCAAACTCCACTTTAGAAAATTCCATTCTAAATTGCTGTGTGAGATTATGTACCATTCTAATATGATCTCATGGGGGAATTATTTAGCccatagcaacgcacgggcacgatcctagtggAATTGAAAAGAATAGAGATCGCGTATGACAAGAGTACTCTAGGTAATATTTCTTCAAATACCGATTCAGCTCCCTCATTTTCACTTCAATATTTTCACCAATGGTATAGAAATAGAACTTGATGAATTCCACGTCTCATCGAGCAAAACATCTCGAATTGCTAGCAACATCTTCAAGAAAAGGTGGGCTGTAGGATGCCTGTTTGCGGAGAATGCTTTGGTTGCCTCACTTAAAGCATCACGAATGTCCTTTACTGCTTTGTTATTCACACTAGCATTGTCTAATGTCAAGGTAAACAGCTGTTCAATCAACTCCCACTTCATCAACCACAACTTCTTGTCCTAGATCCATATCACCTAGATGACACAACTTCTTAGCCTTCGGCCTAGTATCTTCCAAGTGAACAAAAGAGCCTGGAATGTGAATAAGATCAacaaatttgaataaaatacCAACTTGTTTTGGTTTTACTGACTGCTTGTATTTTTAGTACTACAATGAGTAGGTTTGAAGAAAATATGATTCTGTATATGATGCAGTTGTTTTGGCTCACAGCTAACTGTATTTTGTTCCCATGATAAAAAAATTCTGATCAGAAATCTTGTTTTTTCACTTCAGATTAGAAGTAATGTAAGATGTCAGATTAATGGACGATGAGGAGCATAAGTTTTAGGCTTCGAGGACACAGTGCCCCTCCAATTGCATACTGATACTGCTAAAACGAAAGGGGACTGAGGTGACTGGGATATCATCAGTATCAGATATACTAGCAGCTATGTTCATGAGCTTCTATGTGGTGAAACAAGCTGGAGATGACTAAGGTATAGGAGCTTTTTTTCACAGAACAGTAGGACCATTTTCACGAGATTCAACTGCCTGATCTTAACTGAATGGTAAACATAAGCAATACCAGTATGCAACCAACAAAAGATCTTGCACTCCCATCTTACATTCTCTAAAACAGTAACAATTCTAAGTTCACAGATCTAGTGGTACTAAAAAGCTCAATGAACGAATTTAATTTGCCAATGCCATCCTCCTGCTCTACAAAACCCAAAAACTCAAGCAGATTGAAGCTGCAAAGGAGAGTTTAAAAATAGCCAACACTAGCAGAATACTGCACGAACTAGGCACAGCGCAGTATAAACAAAAAGACAAATAGGAAAGGCAAACACATCAGATGAAAATCACCTGCACGCCGACGCCACCTGCGTCCGCTGCTGAGGCCGCCTGCTCTTGCTGGCCGCCGCGCGTCGGCCTAGCCGCACGCCCTGCCGGAGCCCGCCGGGGGCCGGCCCCACGGGAGCGCCTCGCACCCCCGCACCGCCCGGATCTTGAgttcttgcgccgccgccgccgccgcacgagcCTGGAGAGGCCGCGAAAAAGAGGAGAGCCCCTTTCCTGCGATCCACGGGCTCAGCCCTTCCAATTGACTCAAGGATCGATTATGGGCCACGTTCACAGGTCAGCCCTTTTATGGAGATGGCCCGATCTGATCCTGCCCATTCTTCGGGAAGGCCTTTTAAGGCTCGGCCTATATGAGCTTGTAAGGCCCGATCGGTTTGGCCCTTGGATTTTCCAGGCTTAAGTATAGGTATAAGGTTTTCTACGTATCTAAAATATTTTCCACTAGAAAAGGTTTTCTACGTATGTAAAATATTTCCACTTGACTACCCGATAAGGCAATCATTCGTGTGGCACATGCCCGGGGCCTACTCGGAAAGTGAGTGCGCATCCTCTCACATGATTGGACACATCCACTTGACTCCTCAAAGGTCGTCAATGCTTGCAGCTTGCATTTTCCACAGAAGCAGCAGCTCTTGAACCCACTGTCCAGCATCTCCCTCTCCACCCACCAACACTGTGTTTCCCTGTCTACTGCGCGTGTGTTTTGGAGCTCCCGGCGTAGCCATGGCTGAGGTACTGGCCACCATGGTGGTCGGGCCACTGGTGTCCATGGTGAAGGAGAAGGCCTCCAGCTACCTCCTGGACCAGTACCAGGTGATGGAGGGCATGGAGGAGCAGCACAAGCTCCTGAAGCGCAAGCTGCCGGCCATCCTCGATGTCATCGCCGATGCCGAGCAGCAGGCGGCGAAACACAGAGAAGGGGCCAAAGCTTGGCTGGAGGAGGTCCGGACGGTGGCCTACAAGGCGAATGATGTCCTCGACGAGTTCAAGTACGAGGCGCTTCGCCGCAAAGCCAAGGTGGAGGGCCACTACAAGGCGCTCGGCATGGATGTAATAAAGCTCTTCCCTTCTCACAACCGTGTTGTGTTCCGTTATAAGATGGCAAAAAGGCTCTGCATGATCTTGCAAGAAATTGATGTCCTCATCGCAGAGATGAATGCGTTCAGGTTCAAATTCAAACCGCAGCCGCAAATGCCCATGCAATGGAGGCAGACGGATGCTTGCATCCCCACTGAGTCTGTGGAGATTGCCAGCAAATCAAGAGCTCAAGAGACGAAGGTTCTTGTTGATCGATTGCTTGCTGGAGCCAGCAGTAAGGATCTCATGGTCCTTCCGATAGTCGGAATGGGGGGGTTGGGCAAGACCACCTTAGCACAGCTCGTTTACAATGACCCTGAAATTCAGAAGCATTTCGAGTTGCGGCTCTGGGTGTGTGTCTCTGAGGATTTTGATGTGGATTCCCTGGCTAACAGAATAGTGAAAGAGAATGGTTGTAAAGCAAGTGAAAGTTCATCAGCACTGGACAATCTTCAAAAGGCAGTGAGTGGGAAGAGGTACCTCCTCGTATTGGATGATGTGTGGAACCGTGATGAGCCCAGCAAGTGGGAAAGGCTCAAGTCCTACCTTCAGCATGGTGGCAGCGGTAGCTCAGTGCTGACAACAACTCGCGATGAAGCTGTTGCTAAACTAATGATGGGTACAACTGAAAGAGCCTATAAACTTGGAAGCTTGGATGAAGAGTCCATAGGGAAAATTATCAAGGCAAGAGCATTCGGTtcaaaacaagaaaaggaatGGCCTGGTGAGCTAGTTCACATGGTTGGTGAAGTTGCCAAGAGATGTGCTGGTTCTCCTTTAGCTGCTACAGCATTGGGCTCTTTACTGAGTACCAAGACCAGCAAGCAAGAATGGAAGGATGTACTAAATGGAAGCACGATTTGTGATGAGGAAAATGGGATTTTACCAGTACTTAAACTAAGTTACaattgcttgccatcatacatGCGGCAATGCTTTGCTTTCTGTGCTATGTTTCCCAAGGATTATGAGATTGACGTGCAAATGCTAATCCACTTGTGGATGACCAATGGTTTTATCCCAGAGCAATCAAAAGTGTGTCCTGAAACTTTTGGAAAAGGAATTTTCATTGAGCTGAAGTCAAGGTCATTTTTTCAGGATTTGAAGAATGTCCCATTTTACGAAAATGGATATTCTATTCATGGAGAGGGTGATGAGCACAGGTATTGTTCTAGAATTACTTGTAAGATCCATGACCTTATGCATGATGTTGCACAGTCTGCTATGGGAGAAGAATGTGCTGCAATAGCTACACACCCAAGTGAAAGAGAGGATGTTCTTCGTTCAGCTCGTCACTTGTATTTGTCAATCCGTCGATCAGAAACTCTTCTGAGTGCTTCCCAAGAGAAAGGATCTCCAGCTTTCCAAACACTGATTTGTGACGGATATGTAGGAGATTTGAAGATTTTATCAAAATACAATTCTATAAGAGCTTTAAAGATCCGTTGTGGTTCAATCCTAAGGCCGAAATATCTTCATCACCTGAGGTATCTTGATCTCTCGAGAAGTGATATTGAAGCACTTCCTGAAGACATTAGCATCCTATATCATCTGCAAACACTGAACCTTTCTTACTGTGACTGGCTTGAACGGCTTCCAAAGCAACTGAAGTATTTGACTGGCCTCCGTCACCTCTACACTCACGGATGTGAAAAGTTGAAAAGCATGCCTGCAGAGCTCGGACGCCTGACTTCCCTACAGGCGCTTACATACTTTGTAGCAGGTACCGATGACTCCGGTTGCAGTAATTTGGGAGAGCTGCAGAATTTGGACCTTGGTGGTACACTGGAGCTAGGAAATCTAAAAAATGTGACAGGAGCAGATGCACAAGCAGCAGGTCTTGGAAACAAGAAAAAACTGACCCAACTGGAGTTATGTTGGACTGATAGTGACCAGGAAGCACAGAATAATAATCATAAAGAGGTGGTGGAAGGTCTCAAACCTCATGATGGGTTAAAGGCTCTGAGGATAAATCACTACGGGAGCACAACTTTTCCAACGTGGATGAATACTTTGAAAGGCATGGTGGAGCTCACATTATTCCGTTGCAAAAAGCTCGAAGAGCTTCCTGCACTCTGGGAGCTATCAGCTCTGCAAATTCTTCACCTGAAGGGTTTGGAGAGTTTACATTGTTTGTGCAGCGGTGGTACTACACCCATCACA from Setaria italica strain Yugu1 chromosome II, Setaria_italica_v2.0, whole genome shotgun sequence encodes the following:
- the LOC101769009 gene encoding putative disease resistance protein RGA3, whose protein sequence is MAEVLATMVVGPLVSMVKEKASSYLLDQYQVMEGMEEQHKLLKRKLPAILDVIADAEQQAAKHREGAKAWLEEVRTVAYKANDVLDEFKYEALRRKAKVEGHYKALGMDVIKLFPSHNRVVFRYKMAKRLCMILQEIDVLIAEMNAFRFKFKPQPQMPMQWRQTDACIPTESVEIASKSRAQETKVLVDRLLAGASSKDLMVLPIVGMGGLGKTTLAQLVYNDPEIQKHFELRLWVCVSEDFDVDSLANRIVKENGCKASESSSALDNLQKAVSGKRYLLVLDDVWNRDEPSKWERLKSYLQHGGSGSSVLTTTRDEAVAKLMMGTTERAYKLGSLDEESIGKIIKARAFGSKQEKEWPGELVHMVGEVAKRCAGSPLAATALGSLLSTKTSKQEWKDVLNGSTICDEENGILPVLKLSYNCLPSYMRQCFAFCAMFPKDYEIDVQMLIHLWMTNGFIPEQSKVCPETFGKGIFIELKSRSFFQDLKNVPFYENGYSIHGEGDEHRYCSRITCKIHDLMHDVAQSAMGEECAAIATHPSEREDVLRSARHLYLSIRRSETLLSASQEKGSPAFQTLICDGYVGDLKILSKYNSIRALKIRCGSILRPKYLHHLRYLDLSRSDIEALPEDISILYHLQTLNLSYCDWLERLPKQLKYLTGLRHLYTHGCEKLKSMPAELGRLTSLQALTYFVAGTDDSGCSNLGELQNLDLGGTLELGNLKNVTGADAQAAGLGNKKKLTQLELCWTDSDQEAQNNNHKEVVEGLKPHDGLKALRINHYGSTTFPTWMNTLKGMVELTLFRCKKLEELPALWELSALQILHLKGLESLHCLCSGGTTPITFPKLNVLILLEMAKFEAWREAHEVQGEEPIFPKVEELVIKECTSLTALPKAASVITELSGRVDTKCRSAFPALRKMKLYKLTVFERWEAGEGISGEEVTFPQLEELSIEYCGSLSALPKGPFGGAETVCCCSAFPALRKLELSGLLALERWGAAEGTPGEEVTFPLLENLSIHDCPRLTDLPEAPKLSELSISKGHGQQQISLEAASRCIPSLSRLTLTVSPDDTETTLLHVKNKLNGTLALAAMRLGRCDIFFSSSSSALALWTCFAQLVDLDIWDCDALVYWPENVFQVLVCLRKLAISRCSKLTGRTQASDEQSAPAPERGGLLPCLESLGIVDCESLVEVPIPASLKKLRIWGCSSNVGSIVFGHPEDTRLVSGEGVVRPNTSSLIPGSSSSEATASTAVLKLSSAANHRFLPFQCLEFLGIACCSGLSEVANLPPSIKTLRICGCGKFQSLSGDLRLLEELKLYHCERLVSLPDGPQAYSSLRVLRIENCDGIKLLPPSLQSRLGYLEEKDLDARYEELPEPTWKRSIRKLVCSK